TACTTGCCTCATCACCCTGTTGTTAGAATGGATAAATCAACCACAAAGGTGCGTGTTGTGTTTGACGGCTCCGCCAAAGGACCAGAGGGGGTGTCACTAAATGACACATTGTTGAGTGGACCAGCACTGCAGCCCGACCCACTTGCCATACTTTTGCGTTTCAGAAAACATAAAGTAGCGCTTGTAGCAGATATAGAGAAAATGTTTCTTCAAATCGGCATGCAAACTGGAGATCAAGATCTACAGAGATTCTTATGGCGTGACATGGACACTAGTAAAAAACCTGATGTTTACAGGCTGAAAACAGTAACATTTGGTCTGAAATCATCTCCATTTTCGAGTATCAAAACTGTAGTGGACCATGCACTCACACAGACAAAGGAATACCCAAAGGCTACTGAGGaaataacagaaaatattttcgtgGATGATGTACTATCTGGAGAAGACAATACCACAGCAGCAGCAAGCTTAGCAGTAGACATGAAAACAGTCTTGAAATCTGGAGGATTCCCACTCAGGAAATTTGTGTCCAACAAACCAGAAGCTTTGGCTGGATTAGAGGAGTCAGATCTTGCCTGTGGTATAGTAGTCGTCACTGAGGAACAATTTACTACAAAAACGTTGGGGATCAAGTACATTCCTAAAGAGGACGTACTAATGTTTTCCTTTTGCGAGAGGATGGAAAATGTACCCTGTGAAACTCGTAGGACTGTGTTACAACAACTTCATCGAATTTACGACCCGATGGGTTTGTTAGCACCGTTCACTTTGGTAGCCAAGCGGCTATTCCAACAGTCCTGGATGGATCGTACTGACTGGGATGAGAAGTTATCTGATGAACTTCATCAGAACTGGGTACGTTGGAAGGAGCAAGTTTCTGATCTGGATCAGATAAAGGTCCAGCGATGTATAGTTCCTGAGAGCTTCACTCAACCTAGATTCACACTGCATGGTTTCGGTGATGCGTGTGTAGCAGCATATGGAGGAGTAGTTTACGTCAGGGTTGAGGACTTGCCAACAGGGAGAGTGCACACAGCTGTACTGTGCTCTAAAACTAGAGTGTCACCACTTGGAAAGAAGAGAAGCTTACCAGAGCTAGAGCTCATGGCTGCGCTAATCACAGCACGCTTGGTAAACTACGTTCAACGTGAAATCAAGTTGGAAATAGAGGATGTACACTGCTGGACTGACTCACAAGTAGTACTTGCCTGGATTAGCAAACCTGCCTACACTTGGCAGACGTTCGTTGCCAATCGCGTGAGTGAGATACAGAATCTAGTACCACCTAGGAAGTGGAGTCATTTGCCAGGGAAAATTAACCCCGCTGATCTATGCTCGAGAGGATGTTCTGCTGAAAGCTTAGTTAACTCGCAACTCTGGTGGGAAGGGCCAGACTTcctaagaaaagaagaagaaagttggCCAAAACAGCGAATTGACACAGCTGAACTGGAATTGGCTgaacagaagaaaaaacccaagacttTCTCAGCACTGCAAGTCAAAGAGAAAACAACTGACCAAACCAAAAGTGAGCAGCTGAAACTAGTGGAGAAATATGAGAGTTACCACAAGTTTCTGAGAGTGATGAATAGAGTCCGAAGCTTAAAGTACCGAGTGAGGACAGGAGATGGGCAACATGTTCGAGAAGAAAATGCAATCTTGACTCTCACTGATCAAAGAGAAGAGGAGTTGTATTGGTTACGTTGGGCTCAAGAACAAGCATTTTCAGTGGAAATTCATGCAGTACAGAATAATCTTTCGATTCCTGCAAATAGCCGCTTGAAACAGCTTGATCCGATATGGGATGAGAAACTGAAGTTACTCCGTGTTGGGGGGAGACTACACAAAGCACTACTGCCAGATGAGCTTAGAAACCCCATCATATTGCCTAATCACAATAGATTtgtggaaatgttgataatCCACTATCACATCATCTTTGGACACACAGGAGTTGTTCAAACCTTGTCTAACTTGAGAAGCAAATACTGGTTAGTATGTGGCCGGCAGGAAGTTCGCAGAGTCCTACCATGTAAGAAATGTAGAAGTGCCAGAAAATTAGAGCAAAAAATGGCGCCGTTGCCAGAGGAAAGGGTTAATGTATCGCCACCATTTACCAACATTGGAGTGGACTATGCTGGACCACTCTATGTTAGAGAAGTACATGTCAGTGGAAAACATGGAGCTGGAAGCAACAAGGCTTACATCCTCATATTCACatgtatggccaccagggcagtGCATTTAGAGCTGACAGCAAATTTGACAACAGAGGAGTTCCTACAGAACAATGTCGTCTGCCAGATGACAGCGCGCCATTTCGTGGCCCTGTTCAACCAGGCGCTCAAGGACGACAATCAGGCCTGGAAGATCCAGTTTGTCCCTGCAGCGCACATCCAACTTTTGTCGGATGACCACAAGGACATAgtttatttttttaatgttgaacCGTTCGTGGAGGGGTCACTAGGTTTTGAGAAAGTGACCGACAACTCCATCTATGTCAACCGTAAATTAACTAAGGAACTTGTGGACGTGTCCCTAGCCTTTATGCACTTTACATGGGAGAAGTCGGAAGGCAGGATACTGGTGACAGACCTTCAGGGTTGGTTGCCCTGGGACCAAAAAGGCACCATCATTTTCACAGACCCGGCCATTAATTCAGAAACTCTGAAGACCGTATTTGTTACTGGCAACCGTGGTAAATTGGGTGTTGACGAATTTTGGCGTGAGCAACATCCGACATGTAACGATATATGCTACTCGCTAGGAATAAAGAGACCTCAATTTGCCTCTTAATtcttacactccagacgcagtggacggGCCTCGTCCCTCATCCTAAGGATATCCAATTAGGATAATGCAATGGACTGTCCTGGGAGAGTCTACTGAATTCCTAGCTGAACAAAACGCTATTTTACCAGAAATGTAATATATCTATTTAGTGAAGGGTGTGTGATTCAGGAATTCATAACACTTTAAGAATTGAAACACTCTGAAGAGTCTATACACCTTGGAACTGCCAACTTTGGTAAAGGTGGCTGGGGCGTTTTTTTGCGCGGTCACTGACTTGTGAGCTCAGTCCGTGACGCGATTGACATCGAAATGCAATATCTATCACATCATGTCAGTCAACATGACATCAATCGATAGGACTGGAAGGCAGAGGGTATGGTTTGGATATAAATTTATTGCTTGGAATTTTGAAGACCTCTATTTCGGCTTGGGTTCTGAGTTTACATGCTACTGCAAGTCTTCAAAATACTATTAAATTGAAGAATATTGCGAGCCAGCATTTGACCTTGAGCATTTGTAAGGTTAAAATAAGCAAAGTTTGTATTTCTGAGTTGAAACTTTCcagaatacatgtaaataaagttCAGGCATGCAAGTGTAATGTTACTATTTGTTCTTAGCAGATTAGTGGCTTGTAACTGTGCTAATTTCTAAACATTGTGTTTGTTTGAAGTGTTAACAAACAATGAAAGGGAAATTTTCTGGGAGTGCTGAAACTGCCGGGGAATGGATTTCCTCAAACATGCACAAATCATGTATGGTGGTATTCTTGTTGTCAGTTATTACACAAGATGAAGTGTTCTTATGTAATTGTCGCATGGTTTTGACTTCGATGAAAAAGTACAAGCACTTTTGTGCAAACCGTTCCTGACTTTGTAGCTTGAACTGCAGACTAATTTATTTCGTGAGGGACTGGTAGCTTATCCTGTGTagcagggctttccaactactACAAGCAGCCTGTAAGGGGCGCCAGACTGATCCTGGGGGTACAAAGAAACTGCCAGGGGTGCAGGACTGCTGGTCCAAGTTGCATTTAACCACCGTGCACCTGCCTAATGAGTATGACGGGTCTATTTTGGCCTTAAAGTCTCCctttgtatagtacccccaggtatatggcacggcttaacccgcgggccatgagggaattcctttatggcccagtggttggcgcgttggccccagagtggaagttaagcaaaaGTTGGTTATATTTGTCGCATGTCGAAGTGTCGTCACAACATTGGAGACCTTCTGCAACTGTCGCGGGTTGAGGAAAAGTTGGAAGGCCCTGCAATAGAATCATTGGGGTAGCTAATCCaagaacctccagcaggtcattggtaccgaggacagtacttgtccaatgaagagacatcctccgtggatcagtctctgttcacgaatgcacacccagaacctccagcaggtcattggggccgagcacagtaattgtccaatgaaagcacatcaccagcaggttattggagacgaggacaacACTTTCCAATAAAGAGACATCCTCCGTCGATCAGTATCTGTTCACCGAATGCAAACCtaggacctccagcaggtcattggaaccgaggacagtacttgtctaaTGAAGACACATATCTGTCTACTGATTACAATGGACACCAAGAACCTCAAGCAAGTTGTTGgagccgaggacagtacttgtccaataaGAAGGTATATCCCCTGTCCGATGATGGCACACCCAGGACATCCAGTAGGTTATTGGGgtcgaggacagtacttgtccaatgaggTCACATCCCCCGTGGATCAGTCTCTGTCCAGgaatgcacacccagaacctccagcatgtcattggggccgaggacagtaattgtcgaATGAAAGCACATCAccagcaggttattggagacgaggacagcaCTTTCCAATAAAGAGACATCCTCCGTCGATCAGTATCTGTTCATCGAATGCAAACCtaggacctccagcaggtcattggaacCGAGGACAGTACTAGTCTAATGAAGGCACATATCTGTCTACTGATTACAATGGACACCAAGCACCTCAAGCAAGTTGTTGGAGccaaggacagtacttgtccaatatGAAGGCATATCCCCTGTCCGATGATGGCATACCCAGGACATCCAgtaggttattggagacgaggacagcaCTTTCCAATAAAGAGACATCCTCCGTCGATCAGTATCTGTTcactgaatgcacacccaggacctccagcaggtcatttgagccgaggacagtacttgtccaatgaaggcacataTCTGTCCATTGATTCCACTGGACACCCCGAACCTCCAGTATGTTGTTGGagctgaggacagtacttgtccaatgaaggcatatctcCTGTCCGATGATGGCACACCCAGGACATCCAGTAGGttattggggccgaggacagtacctGTCCAATGAGGTCACATCTCCAGTGGATAAGTCTCCGCCGTCGAATGCATGCCCAGAACACACATCACCAGTAgattattggagacgaggacagtacttttccaatAAAGAGACTTCCCGTGGATCAGTTTATGTCCAcgaatgcacacccagaacctccagcaggtcattggggccgaggacagtaattgtccaatgaaggcacctCACCAGCAGGTTATTagagacgaggacagtacttttccaatgaaggCATATTACCAGTGGAAGAGTATCTGAcaaatgaatgcacacccagtATCTCCAGCAGGttgttggggccgaggacagtactggTCTAATAATGTCACATCTCCAGAGGAAAAGTCTGTGTCCACGAGTGCATACCCAGAACCACAAACAGGTCATTGGAACCGAGGATAGTGATTGTCCAgtgaaggcacatcaccagcatgttattggagacgaggaaagtacttttccaatgaagagacatcctccgtgTATCAGTCTCTGTCCACGAATGCGCACCGAgtacctccagcaggtcattgtggccgaggacagtacttttccagtgaaggcatatcaccagtgGAAGAGTATCTGTcaaatgaatgcacacccaggacctccagcaggttgttggggccgaggacagtacttgtctaaTGAGGTCACATCTCCTGACGAAAAGTCTGTGTCCATGATTGCCTACCCAGAAACACCAATAGGTGaatggggccgaggacagtaattgtcaaatgaaggcacatcaccagcaggtcattggagacgaggacagtacttttccaatgaagagacatcctccgtggGTCAGTCTCTGTTCAATGAATGcatacccagaacctccagcaggtcattggggccgaggacagtaattgtcgaatgaaggcacatcaccagtaggttattggagacgaggacagtactttccaatgaagagacttcccgtggatcagtctctgtccacgaatgcacacccagaacctctagcaggtcattggggccgaggacagttaTTGTCCACTGAAGGCACATCAACAACAGGTTATTAGAGACGAGGACactacttgtccaatgaagagATATCCCCGTGGATCAGTATCTCTTCACTGAATGCACAACgagaacctccagcaggtcattggagccgaggccagtacttgtccaatAAAGGTATATCACCAATGGAACAgtatctttcaaatgaatgcacaccAAGGACGTCCAgtaggttattggagacgaggacagtccttttccaaggaagagacatcctccgtggaTCAGTATCTCTTCACTGAATGCACAACCAGAACCttcagcaggtcattggagccgaggccagtacttgtccaatgaaggcatatcaccaATGGAAcagtgtctttcaaatgaatgcacaccAAGGACGTCCAgtaggttattggagacgaggacagtccttttccaaggaagagacatcctccgtggatcagtatctgttcactgaatgcacacccagaacctccagcaggtcatttgaggcgaggacagtacttgtccaatgaaggcacatcgccagcaggttattggagacgaagACAGtaattttccaatgaagagacatccccgTGGATCAGTGTCTGTCCACGAATGcatacccagaacctccagcaagTCATTAGGGTAGAGGACAGTAAATGTCCAATGAAGGTACATCAccagcaggttattggagacgaggacagtacttgacCAATGAAGAGACATTCCTCGTGGATCAGTCTTGTCCACGAATGCACAGccaggacctccagcaggtcatttgagacgaggacagtaattgtccaatgaaggcatatcaccagtggaacagtatctgtcaaatgaatgcacacccagaacctccagcaggtcattggggccgaggacagtaatttttcaatgaaggCACATGAccagcaggttattggagacgaggacagtacttttctaatgaagagacatcctccgtggGTCAGTCTCTGTCCAGGAAGGCACACCAGAAACCTCAAGTaggtcattggggccgaggaaAGTAcatttccaatgaagagacatcctctGTCGATTAGTATCTGTTCACTGATTGCACACCCAGGATATCCAGTAGGTTAtttgggccgaggacagtacttgtccaacGAGGTCACATCTCTAGTGGCGAAGTCTCCGCCAACGAATGcatacccagaacctccagcaggtcatttggggccgaggacagtaattgtccaatgaaggcacatcaccagcaTGTTATTTGAGACGACGACAGTACTTTTctaatgaagagacatcccccGTGGTTTAGTCTCTGTCCACGAATGCACACCCAGTACCTCCAGCAGGacattggggccgaggacagtaattgtccacTGAAGGCACATCAACAACAGGTTATTAGAGACGAGGACACTATTTGTCCAGTGACGAGATATCCCCATTGATCAGTATCTCTTcactgaatgcacacccaggaccttcagcaggtcattggagccgaggccagtacttgtccaatgaaggcatatcaccaATGGAACAgtatctttcaaatgaatgaacaccAAGGACGTCCAgtaggttattggagacgaggacagtccttttccaaggaagagacatcctccgtggaTCAGTATCTCTTCACTGAATGCACAACCAGGACCttcagcaggtcattggagccAAGGCCAggacttgtccaatgaaggcacatcaccagcaggttattggagacgaagACAGtaattttccaatgaagaggCATTCCCGTGGATCAGTCCTGTCCACGAGTGCACAcccaggacctccagcaggtcattggagacgaggacagtaattgtccaatgaaggcatatcaccagtggaacagtatctgtcaaatgaatgcacacccagaacctccagcaggtcattggagccgaggacagtacttgtcaaaTGAAGGCACATATCTGTCCACTGAATCCAATGGACACCCAGAATCTCAAGCATGTTGTTGGAGCTggggacagtacttgtccaatgaaggcatatctcCTGTTCGATGATTGCACACCAAGGACATCCAGTAAGTTAATGGGGGTTGTggacaatacatgtaattgatctGATAAAGGCATGCATCACAACTTTGCATGATTTTCAATTCGAGTCTCATGAAGATGGATGTTTCACGGACTTTTTTTCAGTTCACACCAATATGCATGTAGCTGTTGACTAATTAACTCACCAAATTGGTGGCAAGCTATTTAGCTTTCAATTCGCATCAACTGAAAGCATATCCGACATGAAATCGCAGACAGCACCGAGGTCATTAAACATTTCTCGCCAATGCTCAGGCACGTTTAAAAACCTCACCATGTTATAACTAACACCGAGACGCACTTCCTCATATACATTCTAATGTGTATTTTTCTCCGATTTAAATATACAAATCAAGACAATTTAAAGATGGTAACAAAGCCTTGTGTAGCCCACCTTGCCTTGTGTTCATACACATGCctccaagaattaataaagacaagatttatgaattcttgatgccACTGACCCAATCAAATGACACGTACAATAATCCTCTACGGACTGGTCACTTCAAACCAGCTCAACTCATGACACGTTTCCTGGGACAGGGAGTATGATGACCCCCTCATTAGTATGATGAATCCCCTAATTACATCTAACACTTTCTGTAGCATCTAATGTCAAGCAATTTGAAGCTCACCGCGGCACTACTCAATTTTGCTTCGAAACGTTGATGAAGACTTCTCTGAAGCTTTTCCTAGACTGTTGGCCAATGTTGAAAGTGAGCTTGTGTCAGAAATTCTGACGGTGATATCAAAGACAAAGCTCACATTTTGGTTCATGAAAGTCCAATAATGATATGATGTAAAATCAGCTACCCCAATGATTCTATTGCAGGGCCTTCCAACTTTTCCTCAACCCGCGACAGTTGCAGAAGGTCTCCAATGTTGTGACGACCCTTCGACATGCGACAAATATAACCAACttttgcttaacttccactctggggccaacgcgccaaccactgggccataaaggaattccctcatggccggcgggttaagccgtgccatatacctgggggtactatacaaagGGAGACTTTAAGGCCAAAATAGACCCGTCATACTCATTAGGCAGGTGCACGGTGGTTAAGTGCAACTTGGACCAGCAGTCTTGCACCCCTGGCAGTTTCTTTGTACCCCCAGGATCAGCCTGGTGCCCCTTACAGGCTGCTTGTagtagttggaaagccctgctACACAGGATAAGCTACCAGTCCCTCACGAAAAAAATTAGTCTGCAGTTCAAGCTACAAAGTCTGGAACGGTTTGCACAAAAGTGCTTGTCCTTTTTCATCGAAGTCAAAACCATGCGACAATTACATAAGAACACTTCATCTTGTGTAATAACTGACAACAAGAATACCACCATACATGATTTGTGCATGTTTGAGGAAATCCATTCCCCGGCAGTTTCAGCACTCCCAGAATATTTTCCTTTCATTGTTTGTTAACACTTCAAACAAACACAATGTTTAGAAATTAGCACAGTCACGAGCCACTAATCTGCTAAGAACAAATAGTAACATTACGCTTGCATGCCTGaactttatttacatgtattctgGAAAGTTTCAACTCAGATATTGTTATGGACAGAAATACAAACTTTGCTTATTTTAACCTTACAAATGCTCAAGGTCAAATGCTGGCTTGCAATATTCTTCAATTTAATAGTATTTTGAAGACTTGCAGTAGCATGTAAACTCAGAACCCAAGCCGAAATAGAGGTCTTCAAAATTCCAAGCAATAAATTTATATCCAAACCATACCCTCTGCCTTCCAGTCCTATCGATTGATGTCATGTTGACCGACAGGATGTGATAGATATTGCATTTCGATGTCAATCGCGTCACGGACTGAGCTTACAAGTCAGTGACCGCGCAAAAAAACGCCCCAGCCACCTTTACCAAAGTTGGCAGTTCCAAGGTGTATAGACTCTTCAGAGTGTTTCAATTCTTAAAGTGTTATGAATTCATGAATCACACACCCTTCACTAAATAGATATATTACATTTCTGGTAAAATAGCGTTTTGTTCAGCTAGGAATTCAGTAGACTCTCCCAGGACAGTCCATTGCATTATCCTAATTGGATATCCTTAGGATGAGGGACGAGGCccgtccactgcgtctggagtgtaagaATTAAGAGGCAAATTGAGGTCTCTTTATTCCTAGCGAGTAGCATATATCGTTACATGTCGGATGTTGCTCACTCCAAAAGTCGTCAACACCCTCTTTACCACGGTTACCAGTAACAAATACGGTCTTCAGAGGTTCTGAATTAATGGCAGGGTCTGTGAAAATGATGGTGCCTTTTTGGTCCCGGGGCAACCAACCCTGAAGGTCTGTCACCAGTATCCTGCCTTCGGACTGCTCCCATGTAAAGTGCATAAAGGCTAGGGACACGTCCACAAGTTCCTTAGTTAAATCTGGGTTGACATACTTGGAGTTGTTGGTCACTTTGACAAAATCTGACCCCTCCACGAACGGCTCAacatttaacaaataaactaTGTCCTTGTGGTCATCCGACAAAAGTTGGATGTGCGCTGCAGGGACAAACTGGATCTTCCAGGCCTGATTGTCGTCCTTGAGCGCCTGGTTGAACAGGGCCACGAAATGGCGCGCTGTCATCTGGCAGACGACATCCTGGTAGTACAAATGCAGCTTCTTCCGCCTGGCATCTCGGTATCTCTTGCCAACGTATCTATCAAGACAAAGAACATCTGGTGAGTTAAACGACGCTTCTAAAAATGGACACCGTATCAGAGAGATATTTCTAGCGCTTGCTGCAATTCGACCTCAGAGTAGATAGATTGTCTATTTCTGTGTCCGGATGTACCCTTTAATTTGTTACCTTGCTTTTGGTTCATCCTGATTAAGATACTGAagtttgatgacgtcacgcatgGCTCCCTTTGGACGAACGTCCAGCTTGTCATCGACGTAGACCAGGGTCGTCGAGCAAGTCCATGTATTGTGGGCAGCGTCGAATTTAAACACCCGGGCACCTGGGAAATACATGCGTAGATTCTTGAAATTACGGCCGGTCCCTGGAGGCGGACACCGATGACTAGAGATGCCCCGGCGGCGTCCACCAGACTGCCAGTGGCACATGGACAACAACACAGACAGAAGTTTTCTTTCTATCTGTTTTATACACATAGGTTAATATTCAGTGCACGAcacttgaatttgaatttcagtcAATCGTCAGTATGGAaataatttccattttaaaaccttttttttaatgaaacaaCTCTGAATTTCTTCTATATAAAAGGAAAAAAGGACGAGATTTCAGTTCAATAGCCTAAAAAGTATGTCTCAGCGGTCAGTTAACCCGTCGCAGTACCTGTGTATTTTTGTTTCAGTCAGAATTATTGGTGATAGCGTCTTCAGTGACAAAATTGACGTCATATCCTTTGCcgatacacgtacatgtacttacttatGCCATTGAGGAAATACTCAGAAGTTGGAATCATGATGTGCCAAGTAGATACTTACGATGAACACCCAACGGTATCTCGCCTGTCTTTAAGGCGTGACCTTGGCagaaatcagtcatctcgaTATTAGCGGAAGGATTCATTGTCTGTCCAGGCAATGCAGAGAGGGTGCAGTCTACGAATGACCTTATTGGGCTCACTGGATCAGGCACGAGGAACGTCTGCGGGAGTTGTGTGGGTTTGTCTTCGAGGTTCATCGGTTGGACACTCTCAACGTACTCGTCAATTTCGACCCCTTGTTCGTGACTCGCGATGGACGCATCCTCTGTCTTTGGATTCATCAAGCCTTGCGTTGATCCACTGTAACCTGTATCCTCAGATGAAGCATAAACACCaaaatcatcagcaagagtagCAGCTTCATGCGGCAATTCAAACTGTCCTCCGAGACTACCAGTCCAAGAAGCAGTTTCTACGACATTATTGGCGCTCGGAAGCCCCAGGCAATGCGATGCGACAGGCGGGCGAACTACCGCAGGAGTGCCGCTCTCTTCATTCGGACCGCCGCCAGATTTGGTCATCTGCTGAAACTGACCTTCTCTATCTCCCACTTTCACTGCTATCCCTGTGTCTCGATACCTTGACGAGTCTGCTGTCTCTGGCTGCCGTCGTCCTGATGGTCGAGTGTCAGCCTCTGGGTCCATAAGAGTAGGTGCTACTGACAAACTCACTGAGATGGAAGTTGTCTTTTCCGAGAGATCAGCGACTGAAGTGTCTCCTTCTTGTTCACCATTCCCTGCAGTGGAGCCAATAGCATGTCTGTTAGCTCTTGTATTGGAACGGGTGAGTCGAGCTCGAGTACCCGAGCGGTTGTGCTCGGTCACCACAGGAGTAGCAGCCGCTGGTTGTCGTTTGGATGGCTTGGTGTCAGCCTCTGGTTCCGTAAGTGTAGGTGCCAGGCTCCAAGAGATTGAACGAACACGTGTCGTTGCAGATTCTTCCATGGCCCTTTCTTTTTGGTTGTCTTTCCTTGGAGTGGCAGCACCAGTAGCATGTCTCGTAACCCGGGTGCGGAAACGGGACAATGGCGCTCGACTGTTGGCTGTGTCCTCAGGATGGGACACCACCTGAGTG
Above is a window of Lineus longissimus chromosome 3, tnLinLong1.2, whole genome shotgun sequence DNA encoding:
- the LOC135484832 gene encoding uncharacterized protein LOC135484832, whose translation is MKDPDYQDILQVLESKYGDVESCVQKAVIEIANMEAPSSLALKDMEPFCHKLVSAWNYILKKTEALCELDETSWIFTALVRPKIPKTLLRKWDGEKLKAKTKSTLPLKFPDLLERLLDALQVTRRTEMEGGKRPTTSSSTSHSQKPEKKHTSTSYGKPSAYALNVNATSNPKAGQSKQKTQSRTPKCPVCQEAHLLYQCQTFKAMSVSDRIDKVKSLKLCFNCFASHYVKDCNSRHCQRCGKKHHTLIHYDREPELPEEEQVQGLRQKTEFPKSVGLVKAITGPKEILMQSTLARIESRGAISVARILFDTGSGVSFISNKMARKLDLRGPKVEAEFSLAGGNQMRLKTERVKFHLSSAIPNWKGEEFEIEAYTVDQPSMDLNCVRVDLSKLQHLQGLQIADTYPRESAEIDVMLGLEDTTNILLPVRKTGPPGMPTATKSHFGWVLSGICPVEEPNQRHGKIGMVNTCHRVSLENETDFAARHWDLEHLGILPNEVKHQATELETDALQQHLDNTKLVDGHYVTGLIRHPDWKDKSLESNRTLAEKRLEGLERRLQRDPDLGKAYQEQIQELVDKGRAEKVEELEKQAQAIWYLPHHPVVRMDKSTTKVRVVFDGSAKGPEGVSLNDTLLSGPALQPDPLAILLRFRKHKVALVADIEKMFLQIGMQTGDQDLQRFLWRDMDTSKKPDVYRLKTVTFGLKSSPFSSIKTVVDHALTQTKEYPKATEEITENIFVDDVLSGEDNTTAAASLAVDMKTVLKSGGFPLRKFVSNKPEALAGLEESDLACGIVVVTEEQFTTKTLGIKYIPKEDVLMFSFCERMENVPCETRRTVLQQLHRIYDPMGLLAPFTLVAKRLFQQSWMDRTDWDEKLSDELHQNWVRWKEQVSDLDQIKVQRCIVPESFTQPRFTLHGFGDACVAAYGGVVYVRVEDLPTGRVHTAVLCSKTRVSPLGKKRSLPELELMAALITARLVNYVQREIKLEIEDVHCWTDSQVVLAWISKPAYTWQTFVANRVSEIQNLVPPRKWSHLPGKINPADLCSRGCSAESLVNSQLWWEGPDFLRKEEESWPKQRIDTAELELAEQKKKPKTFSALQVKEKTTDQTKSEQLKLVEKYESYHKFLRVMNRVRSLKYRVRTGDGQHVREENAILTLTDQREEELYWLRWAQEQAFSVEIHAVQNNLSIPANSRLKQLDPIWDEKLKLLRVGGRLHKALLPDELRNPIILPNHNRFVEMLIIHYHIIFGHTGVVQTLSNLRSKYWLVCGRQEVRRVLPCKKCRSARKLEQKMAPLPEERVNVSPPFTNIGVDYAGPLYVREVHVSGKHGAGSNKAYILIFTCMATRAVHLELTANLTTEEFLQNNVVCQMTARHFVALFNQALKDDNQAWKIQFVPAAHIQLLSDDHKDIVYFFNVEPFVEGSLGFEKVTDNSIYVNRKLTKELVDVSLAFMHFTWEKSEGRILVTDLQGWLPWDQKGTIIFTDPAINSETLKTVFVTGNRGKLGVDEFWREQHPTCNDICYSLGIKRPQFAS
- the LOC135484095 gene encoding alpha-protein kinase 1-like, with product MKGAGVQLKNSSSQHKTLKEWFSALSPKLQQLVREAEDQSWPFVFEEWQFEPDNKKEIVNINDLIQSKNAVYPDMTEEDVLKECLELAYSEKAFETAASVALLLDRLMYLHGNSKYILDKVDDIKQQAPTTAIAPQVYIRKARFLKDGGSLQDADKTLDFILSEKGHKEQWRYKEESQYNLVHATCVQVKGVIRHNLGLWLEAADLILESIRRYNSLPKPDQKGISSSLGILSDVLRNISHSEFKQMLLKYACRYNHPLEEAYAANRQAAWLTRFDPFFFARHTRRAGEVLLMFVITLPQEDRLKQITQALNDLKMSLKGHLSLNKLTSREQLNEFTCAVYQCFIAYRLMATPGAISKAIEIEKNCMVIYDHHCAATDAVPLEENFVKAIHKVHDLLDLPRKTVSAPETNEFLNLPAYEYRYPTLRESVASTPNHIGTQVVSHPEDTANSRAPLSRFRTRVTRHATGAATPRKDNQKERAMEESATTRVRSISWSLAPTLTEPEADTKPSKRQPAAATPVVTEHNRSGTRARLTRSNTRANRHAIGSTAGNGEQEGDTSVADLSEKTTSISVSLSVAPTLMDPEADTRPSGRRQPETADSSRYRDTGIAVKVGDREGQFQQMTKSGGGPNEESGTPAVVRPPVASHCLGLPSANNVVETASWTGSLGGQFELPHEAATLADDFGVYASSEDTGYSGSTQGLMNPKTEDASIASHEQGVEIDEYVESVQPMNLEDKPTQLPQTFLVPDPVSPIRSFVDCTLSALPGQTMNPSANIEMTDFCQGHALKTGEIPLGVHRARVFKFDAAHNTWTCSTTLVYVDDKLDVRPKGAMRDVIKLQYLNQDEPKARYVGKRYRDARRKKLHLYYQDVVCQMTARHFVALFNQALKDDNQAWKIQFVPAAHIQLLSDDHKDIVYLLNVEPFVEGSDFVKVTNNSKYVNPDLTKELVDVSLAFMHFTWEQSEGRILVTDLQGWLPRDQKGTIIFTDPAINSEPLKTVFVTGNRGKEGVDDFWSEQHPTCNDICYSLGIKRPQFAS